The Kineococcus endophyticus genome has a window encoding:
- a CDS encoding ABC transporter permease, producing MSTRTSSELDVQHAPSALRSAGRVLATLWDNGKARVGLVLLAFFLLLALVGPLLSPYDAKENTFPRSQDVSGAHWLGTTAAGEDVLSQLVHGARISVLVGFTAGLLATVVAVLIGLSWGYTRGWVAEVIGFVVNLFLVIPGLPFMIVIAAYLQNGGIAVIIAVIVITGWAWGARVLRSQTQSLRSRDFVEAARFSGDSAPRIVFREILPNMTSLIVGSFFGAATAAILAEAGLEFLGLGDTSIVSWGTMIYWAQNSSALLTGQWALLFAPGLCIALLALSLTLVNFGVDAVSNPRLREGSRTRKADR from the coding sequence ATGAGCACCAGAACCTCGTCCGAGCTCGACGTCCAGCACGCCCCCAGCGCCCTGCGCAGCGCCGGCCGCGTCCTCGCGACGCTGTGGGACAACGGCAAGGCCCGCGTCGGCCTCGTCCTGCTCGCGTTCTTCCTCCTGCTCGCCCTCGTCGGGCCGCTGCTTTCCCCGTACGACGCGAAGGAGAACACCTTCCCCCGCAGTCAGGACGTCAGCGGCGCGCACTGGCTGGGGACCACCGCGGCCGGGGAGGACGTGCTCTCCCAGCTCGTCCACGGCGCCCGCATCAGCGTGCTCGTCGGGTTCACCGCCGGGCTGCTCGCCACGGTCGTCGCCGTCCTCATCGGGTTGTCCTGGGGGTACACCCGCGGCTGGGTCGCCGAGGTCATCGGGTTCGTCGTGAACCTCTTCCTCGTCATCCCCGGTCTGCCGTTCATGATCGTCATCGCGGCGTACCTGCAGAACGGCGGCATCGCCGTCATCATCGCGGTCATCGTCATCACCGGCTGGGCCTGGGGCGCCCGCGTCCTGCGCTCCCAGACGCAGTCGCTGCGCTCGCGCGACTTCGTCGAGGCGGCCCGGTTCTCCGGCGACAGCGCCCCGCGCATCGTGTTCCGGGAGATCCTGCCGAACATGACCTCGCTCATCGTCGGCAGCTTCTTCGGCGCGGCGACGGCGGCGATCCTCGCCGAGGCGGGCCTGGAGTTCCTCGGCCTCGGCGACACGTCCATCGTCAGCTGGGGCACGATGATCTACTGGGCGCAGAACTCCAGCGCCCTGCTCACGGGGCAGTGGGCGCTGCTGTTCGCGCCCGGTCTGTGCATCGCGCTGCTGGCCCTGTCCCTCACCCTCGTCAACTTCGGCGTCGACGCCGTGAGCAACCCGCGACTGCGCGAGGGGTCGCGCACCCGGAAGGCGGACCGATGA
- a CDS encoding ABC transporter ATP-binding protein, translating into MSTQATSTGTPSVVGEDLLQVRDLSVVYESHGQRAVQAVDHVSFGLRRGEFVGLVGESGSGKSTLGYAITRLQKPPARTNGGRILFGGHDIRDLDDEGLRRQRQGGFAMVLQSGMNALNPVRRIRDHFADIYRAHGHVPKQRWAERSAELLAKVELEPKVLARYPGELSGGMRQRVSIALALSLDPQLVVFDEPTTALDVLVQHAVMDTIVDLQRTEGFTAVLISHDLGIVLEATQRVLVMHEGRIVEDAPSQQVLRSPQDEYTRMLLSHYADPRGETVSLPGFPDRSLRPRPTPPAGGAAVVVEGVSKTYPAPRRGEPEVHAVSDVSFTLEPGASLALVGASGSGKSTIAKMVTGVEPPTAGSVRFGDLDVGRLKRRQVVTLHRSVQMVFQDPYAALNPLHTVEYALTRPVLNHTGRTGADARRRVHELLETVGLTPTGQFAQKLPHQLSGGQRQRVVIARALACEPQVIVADEPVSMLDVTLRAGVLALLEDLRERLGVSLLYITHDLLSARLITDDLLVLHSGRVVERGPTAQVLQHPTHPYTVSLLDAVPNPARARLES; encoded by the coding sequence ATGAGCACCCAGGCCACGAGCACCGGGACCCCGAGCGTCGTGGGGGAGGACCTGCTGCAGGTCCGCGACCTGTCCGTCGTCTACGAGTCGCACGGCCAGCGCGCCGTGCAGGCCGTCGACCACGTCTCCTTCGGCCTGCGCCGCGGGGAGTTCGTCGGCCTGGTGGGGGAGTCGGGGTCCGGCAAGTCCACCCTCGGCTACGCGATCACGCGGCTGCAGAAGCCCCCGGCCCGCACCAACGGGGGTCGGATCCTCTTCGGCGGCCACGACATCCGCGACCTCGACGACGAGGGGTTGCGCCGGCAGCGCCAGGGCGGGTTCGCCATGGTCCTGCAGTCGGGCATGAACGCCCTGAACCCCGTTCGCCGGATCCGCGACCACTTCGCCGACATCTACCGCGCCCACGGCCACGTGCCGAAGCAGCGCTGGGCGGAGCGGTCGGCCGAGCTGCTGGCCAAGGTGGAGCTCGAACCGAAGGTCCTCGCGCGCTACCCCGGGGAGCTGTCCGGCGGGATGCGCCAGCGCGTGTCCATCGCGCTGGCCCTGTCCTTGGACCCGCAGCTCGTGGTCTTCGACGAACCCACGACGGCCCTCGACGTCCTCGTCCAGCACGCCGTCATGGACACCATCGTCGACCTGCAGCGCACCGAGGGGTTCACGGCCGTCCTCATCAGCCACGACCTCGGCATCGTCCTGGAGGCGACGCAGCGCGTGCTCGTGATGCACGAGGGCCGCATCGTCGAGGACGCCCCGTCGCAGCAGGTCCTGCGCTCCCCGCAGGACGAGTACACGCGGATGCTGCTGAGCCACTACGCCGACCCGCGGGGCGAGACGGTCTCGCTGCCCGGGTTCCCCGACCGCTCGCTGCGCCCCCGCCCCACCCCGCCCGCGGGGGGTGCGGCCGTCGTGGTCGAGGGCGTCTCCAAGACGTACCCGGCGCCGCGGCGCGGGGAACCGGAGGTGCACGCCGTCTCCGACGTCTCCTTCACCCTCGAACCCGGTGCCTCCCTGGCCCTCGTGGGCGCCAGCGGTTCGGGGAAGTCGACCATCGCCAAGATGGTGACCGGGGTGGAGCCACCGACCGCCGGGTCCGTGCGGTTCGGCGACCTCGACGTCGGCCGGCTGAAGCGGCGGCAGGTGGTGACGTTGCACCGCAGCGTGCAGATGGTGTTCCAGGACCCCTACGCGGCCCTGAACCCCTTGCACACCGTCGAGTACGCCCTCACCCGGCCCGTCCTGAACCACACGGGCCGCACGGGTGCGGACGCGCGCCGCCGCGTCCACGAACTGCTCGAGACGGTCGGTCTCACCCCGACGGGGCAGTTCGCCCAGAAGCTGCCGCACCAGCTGTCCGGGGGCCAGCGCCAGCGCGTGGTCATCGCCCGCGCCCTGGCCTGCGAACCCCAGGTGATCGTCGCCGACGAACCCGTCTCCATGCTCGACGTGACGTTGCGCGCGGGTGTCCTGGCGCTGCTGGAGGACCTGCGCGAACGCCTCGGGGTGTCGCTGCTCTACATCACCCACGACCTGCTGAGCGCCCGGCTCATCACCGACGACCTGCTCGTCCTGCACTCCGGTCGCGTCGTGGAACGCGGTCCGACGGCGCAGGTGCTGCAGCACCCCACCCACCCCTACACGGTGTCCCTGCTGGACGCCGTCCCGAACCCGGCCCGAGCCCGCCTGGAGTCCTGA
- a CDS encoding glycoside hydrolase family 1 protein, with protein MRTFPDGFLWGAATAAHQVEGGNVASNWWVHEHDPALAAAWGIVEPSGDAADSYHRYREDIRVLADLGLTSYRFSLEWARVEPERGFVSRAAVDHYRRMVDTCREFGVEPVVTLMHFTVPRWFERDGFWRADDAPDLFGRYVEAALPVVRDVEWICTVNEPNIAAMLAGGEDASNLVAHGLPNPDLHVADQLLASHERARDVLSQLPQAKTGWTVATQAFKSTGEPGADDTTAEYGHPRDDWYLEAAKGNDFVGVQAYTRTFVGPDGPLPVREDVETTLTGWEFYPQAAADGLRAAWELTGGVPLVVTENGIATADDTRRIAYTQASLEGIHDCLVEGIDVRGYLHWSLLDNYEWASGYRPTFGLVAWDRETFERTPKPSAHWYGGVARANALP; from the coding sequence ATGCGCACCTTCCCCGACGGTTTCCTCTGGGGCGCGGCCACCGCCGCGCACCAGGTCGAGGGCGGCAACGTCGCCAGCAACTGGTGGGTCCACGAGCACGACCCGGCCCTGGCCGCGGCCTGGGGCATCGTGGAACCCTCCGGCGACGCCGCCGACAGCTACCACCGCTACCGCGAGGACATCAGGGTCCTCGCCGACCTCGGGCTGACCTCCTACCGGTTCAGCCTCGAGTGGGCCCGCGTCGAACCCGAGCGGGGGTTCGTCTCGCGGGCCGCGGTCGACCACTACCGGCGCATGGTCGACACCTGCCGTGAGTTCGGCGTCGAACCGGTGGTCACGCTGATGCACTTCACGGTGCCGCGCTGGTTCGAGCGCGACGGGTTCTGGCGGGCCGACGACGCCCCCGACCTGTTCGGCCGGTACGTCGAGGCGGCGCTGCCCGTCGTCCGCGACGTCGAGTGGATCTGCACGGTCAACGAACCGAACATCGCCGCCATGCTCGCCGGCGGCGAGGACGCCTCGAACCTCGTCGCGCACGGCCTGCCGAACCCGGACCTGCACGTCGCCGACCAGCTGCTCGCCTCCCACGAACGGGCGCGCGACGTGCTGTCGCAGCTGCCGCAGGCGAAGACGGGGTGGACGGTCGCGACCCAGGCGTTCAAGAGCACGGGGGAACCCGGCGCGGACGACACGACCGCGGAGTACGGCCACCCGCGCGACGACTGGTACCTCGAGGCCGCCAAGGGCAACGACTTCGTCGGTGTCCAGGCCTACACCCGCACCTTCGTGGGTCCCGACGGCCCCCTGCCGGTGCGCGAGGACGTCGAGACCACGCTCACGGGCTGGGAGTTCTACCCGCAGGCCGCGGCCGACGGGTTGCGCGCGGCGTGGGAGTTGACCGGCGGCGTCCCGTTGGTGGTGACCGAGAACGGCATCGCCACGGCGGACGACACCCGGCGGATCGCCTACACGCAGGCGTCCCTGGAGGGGATCCACGACTGCCTCGTCGAGGGGATCGACGTGCGCGGGTACCTGCACTGGAGCCTGCTCGACAACTACGAGTGGGCCTCGGGGTACCGCCCGACGTTCGGCCTCGTCGCGTGGGACCGGGAGACGTTCGAGCGGACCCCGAAGCCCAGCGCCCACTGGTACGGCGGCGTCGCACGGGCCAACGCGCTGCCCTGA
- a CDS encoding glycoside hydrolase family 3 protein, with product MSTDDVQDEGRAAPYRDPRLPVAERVADLLGRMTLEEKAGQLFHTMVEVGPEGTLAEEPSRMGAATARDLVTRRHLTHVNVLAAPRTAREFARWHNRLQDLAAGTRLGIPVTVSSDPRHSFTDNPGTALLSGPFSQWPETLGLAALRDERLVEEHADAVRREYLAVGIRTALHPQVDVLTEARWARGGATFGEDADLVGRLGAAYVRGLQGTGDVAREQGLDGTFGRDSVSTMTKHFPGGGPQRDGEDPHFPHGREQVYPGGHFETHVRPFHDLLAAGTRQVMPYYGMPVGLVRDGEPVEEVGFGFNRQVVTGLLREELGFDGIVCTDWGLVTDAEVFGQPFPARAWGVEHLTRSERVERILAAGADQLGGEACPELVVDLVRSGRVGEDRVDVSVARLLREKFVLGLFDDARHVDEDAAEAVVGAADLVAAGRRTQSRSVTVLTADAFPLPLRPGTSTPLRLFAAAVVTEDDAGPLLRPLPVPPEPRAGVEVVDDPGRADVALLRLEAPYERRGPGFESFFHAGSLEFPTPVLDAVRDLAARVPTVAVVHLDRPAVLTPLAEAGLTLVVDFGASTEALLDALTGAVPAQGRLAFDLPRSMAAVVDSPSDAPFSTQDPLFRFGHGVPVRV from the coding sequence GTGAGCACCGACGACGTGCAGGACGAGGGGCGCGCAGCGCCCTACCGCGACCCCCGGCTGCCGGTCGCCGAACGCGTCGCGGACCTGCTGGGCCGCATGACGCTGGAGGAGAAGGCAGGTCAGCTCTTCCACACGATGGTCGAGGTGGGACCCGAGGGAACGCTGGCCGAGGAGCCGTCGCGCATGGGGGCCGCCACCGCCCGCGACCTGGTGACGCGCCGGCACCTGACCCACGTCAACGTGCTGGCCGCGCCCCGGACGGCGCGCGAGTTCGCCCGGTGGCACAACCGCCTGCAGGACCTCGCGGCCGGCACGCGCCTCGGCATCCCCGTGACGGTGTCCAGCGACCCGCGGCACTCCTTCACCGACAACCCCGGCACCGCCCTGCTGTCCGGGCCGTTCTCCCAGTGGCCCGAGACGCTCGGGCTCGCGGCCCTGCGCGACGAACGGCTGGTCGAGGAGCACGCCGACGCCGTCCGCCGCGAGTACCTCGCCGTGGGCATCCGCACCGCCCTGCACCCGCAGGTCGACGTGCTCACCGAGGCCCGCTGGGCCCGCGGCGGCGCGACCTTCGGGGAGGACGCCGACCTCGTCGGCCGGCTCGGCGCGGCGTACGTGCGCGGGTTGCAGGGCACCGGCGACGTCGCGCGGGAGCAGGGCCTCGACGGCACCTTCGGCCGGGACTCGGTCTCGACGATGACCAAGCACTTCCCCGGCGGCGGACCGCAACGGGACGGCGAGGACCCCCACTTCCCCCACGGCCGGGAACAGGTCTACCCGGGTGGGCACTTCGAGACCCACGTGCGCCCCTTCCACGACCTGCTCGCCGCCGGGACCCGCCAGGTGATGCCCTACTACGGGATGCCCGTCGGCCTCGTCCGCGACGGCGAGCCCGTCGAGGAAGTCGGTTTCGGGTTCAACCGCCAGGTCGTCACCGGCCTGCTGCGAGAGGAACTCGGCTTCGACGGGATCGTCTGCACCGACTGGGGTCTGGTCACCGACGCCGAGGTGTTCGGGCAGCCCTTCCCGGCGCGCGCCTGGGGCGTGGAGCACCTGACGCGCAGCGAGCGCGTGGAACGGATCCTGGCCGCCGGCGCCGACCAGCTGGGCGGCGAGGCCTGCCCGGAACTGGTGGTGGACCTCGTCCGCAGCGGTCGCGTCGGCGAGGACCGCGTCGACGTCTCCGTGGCCCGGCTGCTGCGGGAGAAGTTCGTGCTCGGGCTCTTCGACGACGCCCGTCACGTGGACGAGGACGCCGCCGAGGCCGTCGTCGGCGCCGCCGACCTGGTGGCTGCGGGGCGCCGCACGCAGTCCCGGTCGGTCACGGTGCTCACCGCGGACGCCTTCCCGCTCCCCCTGCGTCCCGGGACGTCGACCCCCCTGCGCCTGTTCGCCGCCGCGGTGGTCACCGAGGACGACGCAGGACCCCTGCTGCGCCCCCTCCCGGTCCCGCCGGAGCCCCGCGCGGGGGTCGAGGTCGTGGACGACCCGGGCCGCGCCGACGTCGCCCTGCTGCGCCTCGAGGCGCCCTACGAGCGGCGCGGTCCCGGGTTCGAGTCGTTCTTCCACGCCGGTTCGCTGGAGTTCCCGACCCCCGTCCTCGACGCGGTGCGGGACCTCGCAGCCCGCGTGCCGACGGTCGCCGTCGTCCACCTCGACCGACCGGCGGTGCTGACGCCCCTGGCCGAGGCCGGGCTCACCCTCGTCGTGGACTTCGGCGCGTCCACCGAGGCGCTGCTCGACGCGCTCACCGGGGCCGTTCCGGCGCAGGGCCGGCTGGCGTTCGACCTGCCGCGGTCGATGGCCGCCGTCGTCGACTCACCGTCGGACGCACCCTTCAGCACGCAGGACCCGCTGTTCCGGTTCGGCCACGGCGTTCCCGTGCGGGTGTAG
- a CDS encoding heavy metal translocating P-type ATPase — protein MAVPLEAFTPVELTIGGMTCASCAHRIEKKLNRMPGVEASVNYATEKATVRLPSGTDVADAIAVVEKTGYTAALPDPEPVAAETDPVTAELGRRLAVTAALGLPVLALSMVPALQFTNWQWLAFALASPVAVWGAWPFHRAAVVNARHGAATMDTLVSIGVAAAWLTSCASLFLGDAGMPGMHMEFRLWGSAGDELYLEVAAVVTVFVLAGRYLEARARRRSGAALRALLAVGAKDVGVLRDGVEHRVAVGDLRPGDEFVVRPGETVATDGTVVDGRSAVDASVVTGESVPVEVTAGDDVVGGTVNAGGRLVVRATRVGADTALARIGRAVEEAQSGKAAAQRLADRVSGVFVPVVLVVALATFLGWWLSGASAGHALTTAVAVLVIACPCALGLATPTALLVGTGRGAQVGILVKGPEALEATRRVDTVVLDKTGTVTTGRMTLAAVVPTQGLDAADLLRRTGSLEDASEHPVGRAVAVAAREAGPLATATDVVATAGAGIAGTVGGVALRVGRPDWAHADLPPALRDALEEHESAGRTVLVVVEDGEPAGVLAVADAVRPTSREAVAGFRSLGLHPVLLTGDHERTARTVADAVGIDDVVAGARPEDKLAHVRALQAQGRVVAVVGDGVNDAAALAVADLGIALGTGTDVAVEAGDLTLVRADLLAAVDAVRLSRRTLSTIRGNLFWAFAYNVAALPLAAAGLLNPVVASAAMAFSSVFVVTNSLRLRRFR, from the coding sequence ATGGCCGTCCCGTTGGAAGCGTTCACCCCCGTCGAACTCACGATCGGCGGGATGACGTGCGCGTCCTGCGCGCACCGCATCGAGAAGAAGCTCAACCGCATGCCGGGCGTCGAGGCCAGCGTGAACTACGCGACCGAGAAGGCCACCGTCCGGCTGCCGTCCGGCACCGACGTCGCGGACGCCATCGCCGTCGTGGAGAAGACCGGCTACACCGCCGCGCTCCCCGATCCCGAACCCGTTGCAGCCGAAACTGATCCGGTCACCGCGGAACTCGGACGCCGACTCGCGGTCACGGCCGCCCTGGGCCTTCCGGTCCTGGCGCTGTCGATGGTTCCCGCGCTGCAGTTCACGAACTGGCAGTGGCTGGCTTTCGCCCTCGCCTCCCCCGTCGCGGTGTGGGGCGCGTGGCCGTTCCACCGGGCCGCGGTGGTCAACGCCCGGCACGGCGCCGCCACGATGGACACGCTCGTGAGCATCGGCGTCGCGGCGGCCTGGCTGACGTCGTGCGCTTCGCTGTTCCTCGGCGACGCCGGGATGCCCGGCATGCACATGGAGTTCCGGCTCTGGGGATCGGCCGGCGACGAGCTCTACCTCGAGGTCGCGGCCGTCGTCACCGTGTTCGTCCTGGCCGGCCGCTACCTGGAGGCCCGGGCCCGGCGGCGGTCCGGTGCCGCACTGCGGGCACTGCTCGCCGTGGGCGCGAAGGACGTCGGCGTCCTGCGGGACGGCGTCGAGCACCGCGTCGCCGTCGGCGACCTGCGTCCCGGGGACGAGTTCGTCGTCCGCCCCGGCGAGACCGTCGCCACCGACGGCACGGTCGTCGACGGCCGTTCCGCGGTCGACGCGTCCGTCGTCACGGGCGAGTCCGTCCCCGTCGAGGTCACCGCGGGCGACGACGTCGTCGGCGGCACGGTCAACGCCGGTGGGCGGCTCGTCGTGCGCGCCACCCGGGTGGGGGCCGACACGGCCCTGGCCCGCATCGGCCGCGCTGTCGAGGAGGCGCAGTCGGGGAAGGCTGCGGCGCAACGCCTCGCCGACCGCGTCTCGGGCGTCTTCGTCCCCGTCGTGCTCGTCGTGGCCCTCGCCACCTTCCTCGGCTGGTGGCTGTCCGGCGCGAGTGCGGGGCACGCGCTGACCACCGCGGTCGCCGTCCTCGTCATCGCCTGCCCGTGCGCCCTGGGCCTGGCGACCCCGACCGCGCTGCTCGTCGGCACGGGCCGCGGCGCGCAGGTCGGCATCCTCGTCAAGGGACCGGAGGCGCTGGAGGCCACCCGCCGCGTCGACACCGTCGTCCTCGACAAGACCGGCACGGTGACGACGGGGCGGATGACCCTCGCCGCCGTCGTCCCCACCCAGGGTCTGGACGCCGCGGACCTGCTGCGGCGCACCGGGTCCCTGGAGGACGCCTCCGAGCACCCCGTGGGCCGGGCCGTCGCCGTCGCCGCCCGCGAGGCCGGTCCGCTGGCTACCGCGACCGACGTCGTGGCGACCGCTGGCGCCGGCATCGCCGGGACCGTCGGGGGCGTCGCGCTGCGCGTGGGACGGCCGGACTGGGCCCACGCCGACCTGCCGCCTGCCCTGCGGGACGCGCTCGAGGAGCACGAGTCCGCGGGCCGGACGGTCCTCGTGGTCGTCGAGGACGGGGAGCCGGCGGGCGTGCTCGCCGTGGCCGACGCCGTGCGCCCCACGAGCCGGGAGGCGGTCGCCGGGTTCCGTTCCCTCGGTCTGCACCCGGTCCTGCTCACGGGCGACCACGAGCGCACCGCGCGCACCGTCGCGGACGCCGTGGGGATCGACGACGTCGTGGCCGGGGCGCGTCCGGAGGACAAGCTCGCCCACGTCCGCGCCCTGCAGGCGCAGGGCAGGGTCGTCGCGGTCGTCGGGGACGGTGTCAACGACGCCGCCGCGCTGGCCGTGGCCGACCTCGGCATCGCCCTGGGCACCGGGACGGACGTGGCCGTCGAGGCCGGTGACCTGACCCTCGTCCGCGCCGACCTGCTGGCGGCCGTGGACGCCGTGCGGCTGTCCCGACGGACGCTGTCCACGATCCGCGGCAACCTCTTCTGGGCGTTCGCCTACAACGTCGCCGCGCTCCCCCTGGCCGCCGCCGGGCTGCTGAACCCCGTCGTCGCGTCGGCGGCCATGGCGTTCTCGTCCGTGTTCGTCGTCACGAACTCGCTGCGGCTGCGCCGGTTCCGGTAG
- a CDS encoding heavy-metal-associated domain-containing protein, whose translation MSENRFGVSGMTCAHCVGAVTEEVSALPGVESVHVDLVPDGTSTVTVTATSPLEESAVAAAVDEAGYELVR comes from the coding sequence ATGAGCGAGAACCGGTTCGGTGTGTCCGGGATGACGTGCGCGCACTGCGTCGGCGCGGTGACGGAGGAGGTGTCGGCGCTGCCCGGCGTCGAGTCCGTCCACGTCGACCTCGTCCCGGACGGCACCTCCACCGTCACGGTCACCGCCACCTCCCCCCTCGAGGAGTCGGCCGTCGCGGCCGCCGTCGACGAGGCGGGGTACGAGCTGGTGCGCTGA
- a CDS encoding metal-sensitive transcriptional regulator, translated as MEHGPGYAREKDEVLKRLRRVEGQVRGLQRMVEEDAYCIDVLTQVSAATKALQAVALSLLDDHLGHCVAHAAAEGGAVADEKIKEASAAIARLVRS; from the coding sequence ATGGAGCACGGGCCGGGCTACGCCAGGGAGAAGGACGAGGTCCTCAAGCGGCTGCGCCGCGTCGAGGGACAGGTGCGCGGACTGCAGCGCATGGTCGAGGAGGACGCGTACTGCATCGACGTCCTCACCCAGGTCTCCGCCGCGACCAAGGCCCTGCAGGCCGTGGCCCTGTCGCTGCTGGACGACCACCTCGGGCACTGCGTCGCGCACGCGGCGGCCGAGGGCGGCGCGGTGGCCGACGAGAAGATCAAGGAAGCGAGCGCGGCGATCGCGCGGTTGGTGAGGTCCTGA